The Methanomethylovorans hollandica DSM 15978 genome includes a region encoding these proteins:
- a CDS encoding Ppx/GppA phosphatase family protein, which produces MKFAAIDVGSNAVRLLLARVEEESVQPVYEKVALLRMPIRLGEDAFPHKRISEEKAQQLIKTMTGFRHLMDAFEPTDYMACATSAMRESSNSREIVELIRKRSGIELSIISGKREAEIIYYNHVERLADDNNNACHMYVDVGGGSTEIIVFNEHRIMECRSFDIGSIRIQEGLVTRRDWEDMKLWVKHISSRYHPISTIGSGGNINFLFNMSKNKDGKPIEYNNLKKLYKFIYSFTIEQRISELRIRPDRADVIVHAAKIYLSVMKWSDTTEMFVPQMGLADGIIHMLYNKHKQTFV; this is translated from the coding sequence ATGAAATTTGCTGCCATAGACGTAGGTTCAAATGCTGTCAGGCTTTTGCTTGCAAGGGTAGAAGAAGAGAGTGTGCAGCCTGTGTATGAAAAAGTTGCTCTTTTAAGAATGCCTATCCGCCTGGGAGAAGATGCGTTCCCTCACAAAAGGATATCAGAAGAAAAAGCCCAGCAACTTATCAAGACAATGACGGGCTTCAGGCATTTGATGGATGCTTTCGAACCTACAGATTATATGGCATGTGCCACATCAGCTATGCGGGAATCCAGCAACAGCAGAGAGATAGTTGAACTTATCCGCAAAAGAAGCGGGATCGAGCTTTCCATCATCAGTGGAAAAAGGGAAGCAGAGATCATTTACTATAACCATGTCGAAAGGCTGGCTGATGACAACAACAATGCATGCCACATGTATGTGGATGTTGGCGGTGGCAGCACCGAAATAATAGTTTTTAATGAACACAGGATAATGGAATGCCGGTCTTTTGACATTGGCAGCATACGCATACAAGAAGGATTGGTTACCAGGAGAGATTGGGAAGATATGAAGCTGTGGGTGAAACATATTTCTTCCCGCTATCATCCAATATCCACAATAGGAAGTGGCGGTAACATAAATTTTCTATTCAATATGTCCAAAAATAAAGATGGTAAACCAATTGAATACAACAACCTAAAAAAATTATATAAATTTATTTATTCTTTCACAATTGAACAGCGCATATCAGAACTGAGAATACGGCCTGACAGGGCAGATGTAATAGTCCACGCAGCAAAAATATACCTGTCAGTGATGAAATGGAGTGACACTACTGAAATGTTCGTGCCGCAAATGGGACTGGCAGATGGTATCATTCACATGTTGTACAATAAACACAAACAGACTTTTGTATGA